A stretch of the Bombyx mori chromosome 14, ASM3026992v2 genome encodes the following:
- the LOC119629507 gene encoding uncharacterized protein LOC119629507 — MNYLNYEKWLRCQLLPNLPPNSVVVVDNASYHNKQSDPAPTANAKKVYMKKWLQEKEIPYDENMLKPQLFSLIKGHKEQHKTYSIDKILSNHNHSVLRLPPYHPDLNPIEMAWAAIKGYVSSKNVNWSTDKVIELVKEKVAVMGAPEWGRLCQKIKEIEAEYVKSDHVVDLVTDEFVIFADDDCDTDEESSDDDDGHDYDSEKTITNTSSASANPRPGTSS; from the coding sequence ATGAACTATTTGAACTACGAAAAATGGCTGCGTTGTCAATTGCTACCAAATCTGCCACCAAATTCCGTTGTAGTAGTCGACAATGCGTCATATCACAATAAACAGTCTGACCCCGCCCCAACTGCCAATGCCAAAAAAGTCTATATGAAGAAATGGTTACAAGAAAAAGAAATTCCATACGATGAAAACATGTTGAAACCCCAGCTTTTTAGCTTGATTAAAGGACATAAGGAACAACacaaaacatacagcattgataaaattttatcaaaccACAACCATTCAGTGCTTCGCTTACCTCCATACCATCCAGACCTCAACCCAATTGAAATGGCTTGGGCAGCTATTAAAGGGTATGTCAGTAGCAAAAATGTCAACTGGAGCACTGACAAAGTAATAGAGCTAGTGAAGGAAAAGGTCGCGGTGATGGGTGCTCCGGAATGGGGTAGATTATGTCAAAAGATAAAAGAGATTGAGGCGGAGTATGTAAAAAGTGATCATGTGGTAGATTTAGTCACTGATGAGTTTGTAATTTTTGCTGACGATGATTGCGACACGGATGAAGAAagtagtgatgatgatgatggtcatgATTATGATAGcgaaaaaacaattacaaataccagctcaGCTTCAGCTAATCCAAGACCTGGCACCAGCTCCTAG